Proteins encoded within one genomic window of Humulus lupulus chromosome 1, drHumLupu1.1, whole genome shotgun sequence:
- the LOC133777516 gene encoding uncharacterized protein LOC133777516: protein MPSTQLAKRPSASRAQKLTISTHMDSYVVDNAAGPHGSTLISDVMSRIGQSYGNFEAPQWQCLTGTRDRTVLYEKSIEHTAAALAFTAQLNYELNNEVHTSRTLAQEERDLHLKANDDLKAVNTKLEAVVKEREEMAKELGKLKNELEEQKKDNIQLRETNKKLEEDKAVTLDLMEDIKTRLTAEFKEKKETAVDSAMYRMWAYNEELDTSFLGPLEASFLERWNARLEKEEADQLEKDKATPSTVSEGAQEDSHAIRPEGSGATDAEKAKETPLL, encoded by the exons ATGCCTTCTACCCAGCtcgccaaaagaccttctgcttcccgagcccAGAAGCTAACtatttccacccatatggattcgtatgtggtggataatgctgccggtcctcacgggtctacgctgatctcggatgtaatgtcccggattggccagagctacggcaattttgaggctcctcagtggcagtgtctaactggcactcgggaccgcactgtcctgtacgagaagagtatcgagcacactgccgcg gctcttgctttcactgcccagcttaattacgagctgaacaacgaggtccatacgagcaggaccctcgcccaagaggagagggacctccaccttaaagCGAATGACGACCTGAAGGCAgtgaatactaagctcgaggcagtggttaaggagcgtgaggaaatggccaaggagctcggaaagctgaaaaacgaactcgaggagcaGAAGAAAgacaacatccagcttcgggagaccaacaagaagctcgaggaagacaaggccgtcaccctcgacctcatggaggatatcaaaacccgccttactgctgagttcaaagaaaagaaggaaacggcggtcgattcagccatgtaccggatgtgggcctataacgaagaactggacaccagttttttgggtcccctcgaggcgtccttcctcgaacgatggaatgcccggctcgagaaggaagaggctgaccagctcgagaaggataaagCTACTCCGAGTactgtttcggagggagctcaggaggatagtcatgctattcgtcctgaggggtccggtgccactgatgctgagaaggccaaggagactcctcttctttga
- the LOC133807374 gene encoding uncharacterized protein LOC133807374, giving the protein MAWLARSIANSLKLDVDDDDGDQSNVTASKSTPASNTDTDQRLHLTDSPTHSQSSSSSTPTPKGVKDDISELTQTLTRQFWGVASFLAPPPESTPPPTDQISNSGGPSDAVVSEEDVIAGIRSDFAEIGGRFRSGISKLSSNKAVSEFTKIASNLLQLKEEDELEARGSVGVTDEVLAFARNIAMHPETWLDFPLPDDEDSDDFELSDPQQEHALAVERLAPRLAALRIELSPGHMTESHFWKIYFVLLHPRLNRNDAELLSTPEIVEARAMLTQELQVRAKGKTQPESSSGIVELPKEQHLSVPSIAQTECVPIETLKNESAPSAEAVDLETEKHPVQSNEIKVIDKAVIEEGPANSSKYQGSTSGFSSKVLDDKFEDDGDDWLKDEDNSEIVGVSGTSIPIGNDEDVSFSDLEDDDDADVPVSYKKTTSGSDSSTKDSRDWVQLSRGSADSDKEVSSIEIRHGGSEQAPAKEANDWLDVDDIDAM; this is encoded by the exons ATGGCTTGGCTAGCGAGATCGATCGCTAACTCACTCAAACTCGACGTCGACGACGACGATGGCGATCAATCCAATGTCACCGCCTCCAAGTCGACGCCGGCATCTAATACCGACACCGATCAGAGACTCCACCTCACTGATTCTCCGACTCATTCTCAATCCTCCTCTTCGTCCACCCCCACACCTAAAGGCGTCAAAGACGATATctccgagctcacccaaaccctAACTCGCCAGTTTTGGGGCGTTGCTTCCTTCCTCGCCCCGCCTCCCGAGTCGACGCCTCCTCCTACTGATCAGATCTCCAATTCGGGTGGTCCTTCAGATGCGGTTGTATCCGAAGAGGATGTGATCGCCGGAATCCGTAGCGACTTTGCGGAGATCGGCGGAAGATTCAGGAGCGGGATTTCGAAGTTGTCTAGTAATAAAGCGGTGTCGGAGTTCACTAAGATAGCTTCGAATTTGCTTCAGTTAAAGGAGGAGGATGAGCTCGAGGCTAGAGGTTCAGTTGGGGTCACTGATGAAGTTCTGGCTTTCGCTAGGAACATCGCTATGCATCCGGAGACTTGGCTTGATTTCCCTTTGCCTGATGATGAAGATTCAGACG ACTTTGAATTGTCTGATCCCCAACAAGAGCATGCTTTAGCTGTTGAACGTCTTGCACCAAGATTAGCTGCTCTCAGGATTGAACTTAGCCCTGGGCATATGACTGAGAGTCACTTTTGGAAAATCTATTTCGTGCTTTTGCATCCAAGACTAAATAGAAATGATGCTGAACTTCTGTCCACACCCGAA ATAGTAGAAGCTAGAGCGATGTTGACCCAAGAGCTACAAGTTCGAGCCAAGGGAAAGACTCAGCCAGAGTCTTCTTCTGGGATTGTTGAATTACCAAAAGAACAACATCTTTCTGTGCCATCAATTGCTCAAACTGAGTGTGTGCCTATTGAAACACTTAAAAATGAGTCTGCACCTTCTGCTGAGGCAGTTGATCTTGAGACCGAGAAACACCCAGTCCAAAGTAACGAGATTAAAGTTATTGACAAGGCTGTCATTGAAGAAGGACCTGCAAACTCGTCCAAATATCAAGGGTCAACCTCTGGTTTTTCCTCCAAAGTACTGGATGATAAATTTGAGGATGACGGTGATGATTGGTTGAAAGATGAGGACAACTCAGAGATAGTTGGTGTCAGTGGAACCTCAATTCCTATTGGGAATGATGAGGATGTGTCTTTCAGCGATCTTGAAGATGACGATGATGCAGATGTTCCTGTCAGTTATAAGAAAACCACATCTGGCTCTGATTCATCAACCAAAGACTCAAGAGATTGGGTTCAGCTGAGCAGAGGCTCTGCTGATTCAGATAAAGAGGTCAGCTCTATTGAAATCAGACATGGTGGGTCTGAGCAGGCACCGGCAAAAGAAGCTAATGACTGGCTTGATGTTGATGACATTGATGCCATGTAA
- the LOC133807369 gene encoding ACT domain-containing protein ACR1 has protein sequence MRNSEKRAMDTNVIYEPYIDPDYEFLDERMYPPRVCIDNDTCEYSTLIKVDSANKDGILLEMVQVLTDLDLVISKSYISSDGGWFMDVFHVTDQRGNKLTDESLIHYIQEAICATRRGAPTPTTYTTITSLGRVVRPLQMDTALEMTGTDRPGLMSEILTALLERGCSITDTVAWTHNTRVACIVHVENGPGGGPITDPIQQAQVRDFLQSVVEAHHVKGEKRSVRFTTIPAVGRTHTERRLHQLMYADGDYERCSGCDGGGTGTYKNSGCDRAHVNIENCEEKGYWILNVRSRDRPKLLFDTVCVLTDLGYVVFHAVVASKGSMAEQEYFIRHASGRRLNVENERNKLALCLIAAIERRISRGLRLDLCSRNRFGLLSYITRVFRESGFSLSRMEVTTQNDRAFGSFYVTDASGHDVNLSTVDLAIREIGGSIISIYKASRSSTPIPSSSTSLRTTTHTRVENVPRFSLGSLLWSQLERVSSSFGVIRL, from the exons ATGCGTAACTCAGAGAAGAGAGCCATGGATACCAATGTGATTTACGAGCCTTATATTGATCCAGACTATGAATTTCTCGATGAAAGAATGTACCCTCCAAG GGTTTGTATAGACAATGATACATGTGAATATTCCACGCTTATAAAG GTTGACAGTGCAAACAAAGATGGGATTTTGCTGGAGATGGTCCAAGTTTTGACAGATCTAGATCTTGTTATTTCTAAATCATACATTTCATCGGACGGTGGATGGTTCATGGACG TGTTCCATGTGACAGACCAGCGTGGGAACAAACTTACTGACGAAAGCCTCATACATTATATTCAAGAg gCAATTTGTGCAACTAGGAGGGGTGCTCCTACCCCTACTACGTATACCACTATTACAAGCCTTGGAAGAGTAGTGAGGCCACTTCAAATGGACACAGCTCTAGAGATGACCGGGACGGACCGACCTGGCCTGATGTCCGAGATATTGACAGCTCTTCTCGAACGGGGCTGCAGCATTACTGATACAGTGGCTTGGACCCACAATACCAGAGTGGCCTGTATTGTCCACGTAGAAAATGGGCCTGGAGGTGGGCCCATCACGGACCCAATACAGCAGGCCCAGGTACGAGACTTTCTACAGAGCGTGGTGGAGGCCCATCATGTGAAGGGAGAGAAGAGAAGTGTGAGGTTCACTACCATCCCCGCGGTGGGGAGAACCCACACTGAGCGGAGACTCCACCAGTTAATGTACGCCGACGGAGACTACGAGCGGTGCAGCGGGTGTGACGGTGGTGGGACTGGGACCTATAAGAATAGTGGGTGTGACCGCGCGCATGTGAATATAGAGAATTGTGAAGAGAAAGGGTATTGGATTCTCAACGTGAGGAGTAGAGACCGGCCAAAACTGCTGTTTGACACGGTTTGTGTTCTCACGGACTTGGGGTATGTCGTTTTTCATGCTGTGGTGGCTTCCAAGGGCTCCATGGCTGAACAGGAGTACTTCATACGACACGCCAGTGGACGTCGTTTGAATGTTGAGAACGAGAGGAACAAGCTTGCCTTGTGTTTGATAGCAGCAATAGAGCGGAGAATCTCACGT GGATTGAGGCTGGACTTGTGCTCTCGAAACCGATTTGGACTGCTTTCATATATCACAAGGGTGTTCCGTGAAAGTGGGTTTTCTTTATCAAGAATGGAGGTGACAACACAGAACGACAGAGCATTTGGGTCGTTTTACGTGACTGACGCTTCTGGCCATGATGTGAATCTAAGCACGGTGGATTTGGCGATCAGAGAGATTGGAGGATCAATCATTTCTATTTACAAAGCTTCCAGGAGTTCAACTCCAATCCCTAGTAGTAGTACAAGCCTAAGAACTACAACGCACACCAGAGTTGAAAATGTACCCAGGTTCTCATTGGGCAGCTTGCTTTGGTCTCAGCTGGAGAGAGTTTCTTCCAGTTTCGGAGTCATAAGGCTGTAG